The following proteins come from a genomic window of Salvia hispanica cultivar TCC Black 2014 chromosome 4, UniMelb_Shisp_WGS_1.0, whole genome shotgun sequence:
- the LOC125217995 gene encoding zinc finger CCCH domain-containing protein 6 isoform X2, protein MRRLQKSKRVSWATEVNLCQVRMFLSEDAPSQVGMGAQEHLQAKAWPLHAGGMGSENNLPPGFELSQPANHWAVKLSHISLVKWKCPPRIGVDSSWMVVAGEESREIETQNQREMRVLEAIYPRPSAIPLNPSALVGAEDSTNNDQCTPVVPITTIEDEDASVDTSYDSMRSNGTPMIAQPQQSPHGAFLSQANASSKPPDMIAAAQAALSSFMPNSDQGNLIDRELLMKLLSEPKMIEQLIANHAASSSGQNVASFSVPSSSTYHGMPTIGTKSVASCSSPGMPSTSAHYIPNSVSTPKSSFDSANMAVHRREPLSGRVTRPEMAVHSSISAASGPYHHPSRTGSISHLRPSVPDVVSTPPPSVAAPVAKDINYYKSLIQQHGGERRETMPQFGHQSNQGPGMGQEPPSNPMMRPRDTKPRIMKPCLYFNSPRGCRNGVNCAFQHDVTSQPKGNNSIPDVQGTKRMKLDREITGA, encoded by the exons ATGAGAAGATTGCAGAAATCAAAAAGGGTTTCATGGGCTACTGAAGTTAATCTATGTCAG GTAAGGATGTTTTTGTCGGAAGACGCTCCTTCACAGGTTGGAATGGGAGCCCAAGAACATCTCCAGGCAAAGGCATGGCCGTTACATGCAGGTGGCATGGGGTCCGAAAACAACTTGCCCCCAGGCTTTGAGTTAAGCCAACCTGCAAATCATTGGGCAGTGAAGCTATCTCATATATCTCTAGTGAAATGGAAGTGTCCTCCAAGG ATTGGTGTAGATAGCTCTTGGATGGTTGTTGCTGGGGAAGAAAGCAGAGAAATTGAAACCCAGAATCAACGAGAAATGAGAGTGCTAGAAGCAATATATCCACGCCCATCAGCCATTCCTTTAAA CCCTTCTGCATTAGTCGGTGCAGAAGACTCAACTAACAACGACCAATGCACTCCTGTGGTTCCCATCACAACAATTGAAGACGAGGATGCTTCTGTGGATACATCGTATGACTCCATGAGATCAAACGGAACTCCCATGATCGCCCAGCCACAGCAATCGCCTCATGGGGCATTTTTATCCCAGGCCAATGCTTCTTCAAAACCTCCCGATATGATCGCAGCTGCACAAGCTGCCCTGTCATCATTCATGCCGAATAGTGATCAGGGGAACCTGATAGACCGTGAACTGCTCATGAAACTTCTCAGTGAGCCGAAAATGATCGAGCAACTGATTGCAAACCATGCTGCATCTTCCAGTGGACAAAATGTTGCATCATTTAGTGTGCCATCCTCATCCACCTACCATGGTATGCCAACTATTGGAACCAAAAGTGTTGCATCGTGTAGTTCGCCTGGAATGCCGTCAACCAGTGCACATTATATCCCCAATTCGGTTTCGACTCCAAAGAGTTCTTTTGATTCAGCTAATATGGCTGTCCATCGGAGAGAGCCACTCTCTGGCCGTGTTACAAGGCCAGAAATGGCTGTTCACTCGTCTATTTCTGCAGCATCCGGACCTTATCATCATCCAAGCAGGACAGGATCCATCTCCCATCTACGACCATCAGTACCCGATGTCGTATCCACACCCCCTCCATCAGTAGCGGCTCCTGTAGCAAAGGATATCAACTATTACAAGAGCCTCATTCAGCAACATggaggggagagaagagagactATGCCCCAGTTTGGTCATCAAAGCAACCAAGGGCCGGGGATGGGTCAAGAACCTCCAAGTAACCCGATGATGAGGCCAAGGGACACGAAGCCAAGGATAATGAAGCCTTGCCTCTATTTCAACAGTCCGAGGGGTTGCAGGAACGGGGTGAACTGCGCCTTTCAGCACGATGTAACATCACAGCCGAAAGGCAATAATAGTATTCCGGATGTTCAAGGTACTAAGAGAATGAAACTGGACAGGGAAATTACTGGTGCATGA
- the LOC125221482 gene encoding LOW QUALITY PROTEIN: protein IQ-DOMAIN 32-like (The sequence of the model RefSeq protein was modified relative to this genomic sequence to represent the inferred CDS: deleted 2 bases in 2 codons), with protein MGKSKPACFRIIGCGGDSVEHDDLQTPECVTEANVDLVFLVAVVAFLGSFTGASFEMSSRLIIEQKEEKTIEILQKEETATEILQKEEKTTEIPQKEEKTTEILQKEERIELPCLVSQASRENDLGADAPPDEHCIILIQTAVRGLLARRYLLKQKSATKLQAVVRGHIVRSHAVGTLRCVQAIIKMQALVRAHHPRLQNKKEAKASQPHTYVSIEKLLSNAFARQLMEASPRTKPTNIKCDPSKPDSAWTWLERWMSVSSVSNEEPHETEAVVEKQKDNLGHPGRNEEYPSVQIIPLSTDSESCLNASDDVSNDNKMTKYDASILDVHLQNSDQSDPKCEMQESSPAEIKKTDLVDVMEESQNEEVQNEVMEVDYFLKKEETGIVQEAPDCEKFSSMQPETEVKLISRKASNPAFIAAQSKFEELSLAAPSAKLDTSSGQDPGIESSLDKVSSANQDQLFRSGDKDSGVVGHPTSNASAVQLGSSEYGTELSTYSTLDSPDRSEEARVRDSETKRNVSDETDAPRNGENLKLEAKSVVLETDPSSNNTTKLERNGSVDSVSEESLNSCVPADTPQLEKPEDLKQSETSHRGNKSSPEASPRKNGATPELLATPSSQGSVKRKKSKGEKSQSNRKSKPLSDDKNPSNHTPGSASRSSLDQLQEHKSGNRRNSIWFAKPDHKEQDPRDSSSRNSLPSYMQATESARAKTTANGSPRSSPDVHDKEIYIKKRHSLPGTDERQGSPRIHRSLSQTQQNTKGNASHSPQGIVNIHASCDITSFPQAGKHSQVSLDCSYFKFLVMPTT; from the exons TGTGTTACAGAGGCCAATGTGGATTTGGTTTTCCTTGTTGCTGTAGTTGCTTTTTTGG GTTCATTTACTGGTGCATCCTTTGAAATG TCTAGTAGGCTTATAATTGAgcagaaagaagagaagaccATAGAAATTCTGCAGAAAGAAGAGACGGCCACAGAAATTCTgcagaaagaagagaagaccACAGAAATTCCgcagaaagaagagaagaccACTGAAATTCTGCAGAAAGAAGAGAGGATTGAGTTGCCTTGCCTTGTCAGTCAAGCATCCAGAGAGAATGACTTGGGAGCAGATGCACCTCCTGATGAGCactgtattattttaatccagACTGCTGTTAGGGGGCTGCTG GCTCGACGATATCTGTTGAAGCAAAAAAGTGCAACCAAATTGCAAGCTGTTGTCAGAGGACACATAGTTCGCAGCCATGCAGTGGGAACTCTTCGGTGTGTACAAGCCATCATTAAAATGCAAGCTCTTGTTAGAGCACACCATCCCCGTTTACAG AATAAGAAAGAAGCCAAAGCAAGTCAGCCACACACTTATGTATCCATTGAGAAGCTTCTTAGTAATGCCTTTGCTCGTCAG CTCATGGAAGCTTCACCAAGGACCAAACCTACGAACATCAAGTGTGACCCCTCAAAACCTGACTCAGCTTGGACATGGCTGGAGAGATGGATGTCTGTTTCATCAGTGAGCAATGAAGAGCCACATGAGACTGAAGCAGTGGTGGAGAAACAAAAGGATAATCTTGGACATCCTGGTCGCAACGAAGAGTACCCTTCAGTTCAAATAATTCCTTTGTCAACAGATTCTGAATCTTGTTTGAATGCATCAGATGATGTTTCCAATGATAACaagatgacaaaatatgatGCAAGCATCTTAGACGTCCATCTGCAGAATAGTGATCAATCAGATCCAAAATGTGAGATGCAAGAATCTTCTCCCGCTGAGATAAAAAAGACAGATTTGGTTGATGTTATGGAAGAGTCACAAAATGAGGAAGTACAAAATGAGGTGATGGAGGTggattattttctcaaaaaagaggaaacagGAATTGTTCAGGAAGCACCTGATTGCGAAAAGTTTTCCAGCATGCAACCTGAAACAGAGGTGAAACTTATTTCAAGAAAGGCAAGTAATCCTGCTTTCATTGCTGCACagtcaaaatttgaagaaCTGAGCTTGGCTGCCCCATCTGCAAAACTAGACACTTCCTCAGGTCAGGATCCTGGAATTGAATCTAGTTTGGACAAGGTTTCTTCTGCAAATCAAGATCAA CTATTCAGGTCTGGGGACAAAGACAGTGGAGTAGTTGGCCACCCCACTTCCAATGCTTCCGCAGTTCAACTAGGTAGCTCTGAGTATGGGACTGAACTTTCCACGTATTCAACTCTAGATTCACCAGATAGGTCAGAAGAGGCTAGAGTCAGGGACAGTGAAACGAAAAGAAACGTTTCAGATGAGACTGATGCCCCAAGAAATGGAGAGAATTTAAAACTTGAGGCTAAATCTGTTGTTCTGGAAACTGATCCTTCATCCAATAACACTACCAAGTTGGAGAGAAATGGAAGTGTTGACTCAGTTTCTGAAGAATCTCTTAATTCTTGCGTACCAGCAGATACACCACAGCTGGAAAAGCCAGAAGATCTGAAACAATCTGAAACAAGCCACCGGGGAAACAAATCATCACCTGAAGCTTCTCCCAGAAAAAATGGAGCTACCCCTGAACTTCTAGCAACCCCTTCCAGCCAAGGGTCTGTTAAACGGAAGAAAAGTAAAGGTGAAAAAAGTCAGTCCAATCGCAAGAGTAAGCCTTTATCAGATGATAAAAATCCCTCAAATCATACTCCAGGCTCTGCTTCTAGAAGTAGCTTGGATCAGTTACAGGAGCATAAATCAGGAAATAGGCGAAACTCCATCTGGTTC GCAAAACCGGATCATAAGGAACAGGATCCAAGAGATAGTAGTAGCAGGAATTCTCTACCAAGCTACATGCAAGCTACTGAATCTGCAAGAGCCAAGACTACAGCAAATGGTTCTCCAAGATCAAGTCCTGATGTCCATGACAAGGAGATCTACATAAAGAAGAGACACTCACTACCTGGTACTGATGAAAGGCAAGGATCTCCTCGTATTCATCGTTCACTGTCACAAACACAACAGAACACAAAGGGAAATGCAAGCCATTCTCCTCAAGGTATTGTTAATATTCATGCCAGTTGCGATATTACTAGTTTTCCTCAGGCTGGAAAGCATTCTCAGGTCTCATTAGATTGCTCATATTTTAAGTTTCTAGTTATGCCAACAACCTAG
- the LOC125217995 gene encoding zinc finger CCCH domain-containing protein 6 isoform X1 codes for MSGDSSLVICAQLSWETEDGALVRMFLSEDAPSQVGMGAQEHLQAKAWPLHAGGMGSENNLPPGFELSQPANHWAVKLSHISLVKWKCPPRIGVDSSWMVVAGEESREIETQNQREMRVLEAIYPRPSAIPLNPSALVGAEDSTNNDQCTPVVPITTIEDEDASVDTSYDSMRSNGTPMIAQPQQSPHGAFLSQANASSKPPDMIAAAQAALSSFMPNSDQGNLIDRELLMKLLSEPKMIEQLIANHAASSSGQNVASFSVPSSSTYHGMPTIGTKSVASCSSPGMPSTSAHYIPNSVSTPKSSFDSANMAVHRREPLSGRVTRPEMAVHSSISAASGPYHHPSRTGSISHLRPSVPDVVSTPPPSVAAPVAKDINYYKSLIQQHGGERRETMPQFGHQSNQGPGMGQEPPSNPMMRPRDTKPRIMKPCLYFNSPRGCRNGVNCAFQHDVTSQPKGNNSIPDVQGTKRMKLDREITGA; via the exons ATGTCAG GTGATTCCAGTCTCGTAATTTGTGCTCAACTGAGTTGGGAAACGGAGGATGGGGCATTG GTAAGGATGTTTTTGTCGGAAGACGCTCCTTCACAGGTTGGAATGGGAGCCCAAGAACATCTCCAGGCAAAGGCATGGCCGTTACATGCAGGTGGCATGGGGTCCGAAAACAACTTGCCCCCAGGCTTTGAGTTAAGCCAACCTGCAAATCATTGGGCAGTGAAGCTATCTCATATATCTCTAGTGAAATGGAAGTGTCCTCCAAGG ATTGGTGTAGATAGCTCTTGGATGGTTGTTGCTGGGGAAGAAAGCAGAGAAATTGAAACCCAGAATCAACGAGAAATGAGAGTGCTAGAAGCAATATATCCACGCCCATCAGCCATTCCTTTAAA CCCTTCTGCATTAGTCGGTGCAGAAGACTCAACTAACAACGACCAATGCACTCCTGTGGTTCCCATCACAACAATTGAAGACGAGGATGCTTCTGTGGATACATCGTATGACTCCATGAGATCAAACGGAACTCCCATGATCGCCCAGCCACAGCAATCGCCTCATGGGGCATTTTTATCCCAGGCCAATGCTTCTTCAAAACCTCCCGATATGATCGCAGCTGCACAAGCTGCCCTGTCATCATTCATGCCGAATAGTGATCAGGGGAACCTGATAGACCGTGAACTGCTCATGAAACTTCTCAGTGAGCCGAAAATGATCGAGCAACTGATTGCAAACCATGCTGCATCTTCCAGTGGACAAAATGTTGCATCATTTAGTGTGCCATCCTCATCCACCTACCATGGTATGCCAACTATTGGAACCAAAAGTGTTGCATCGTGTAGTTCGCCTGGAATGCCGTCAACCAGTGCACATTATATCCCCAATTCGGTTTCGACTCCAAAGAGTTCTTTTGATTCAGCTAATATGGCTGTCCATCGGAGAGAGCCACTCTCTGGCCGTGTTACAAGGCCAGAAATGGCTGTTCACTCGTCTATTTCTGCAGCATCCGGACCTTATCATCATCCAAGCAGGACAGGATCCATCTCCCATCTACGACCATCAGTACCCGATGTCGTATCCACACCCCCTCCATCAGTAGCGGCTCCTGTAGCAAAGGATATCAACTATTACAAGAGCCTCATTCAGCAACATggaggggagagaagagagactATGCCCCAGTTTGGTCATCAAAGCAACCAAGGGCCGGGGATGGGTCAAGAACCTCCAAGTAACCCGATGATGAGGCCAAGGGACACGAAGCCAAGGATAATGAAGCCTTGCCTCTATTTCAACAGTCCGAGGGGTTGCAGGAACGGGGTGAACTGCGCCTTTCAGCACGATGTAACATCACAGCCGAAAGGCAATAATAGTATTCCGGATGTTCAAGGTACTAAGAGAATGAAACTGGACAGGGAAATTACTGGTGCATGA